The Streptomyces sp. HSG2 genome has a segment encoding these proteins:
- a CDS encoding RecB family exonuclease translates to METSVDGARTADSGPAEGTPKEGGTAPAPATAPTSLSPSRAADFLRCPLLYRFRVIDRLPEKPSEAATRGTLVHAVLERLFDAPAAERTPPRAKDLLPGQWQRLRETRPEVGELFRDDPDGRRLARWLAEAERLVERWFALEDPSRLEPAERELFVETRLDSGLRLRGIIDRVDVAPTGEVRIVDYKTGKAPRPRFAEDALFQMTFYALVVWRLKGVVPRRLQLVYLGSGELVTHDPTLADLERVERRLLALWDAIRRATATGDWRPRPSRLCDWCDHQALCPEFGGTPPAYPLPVRPEAPTRTG, encoded by the coding sequence ATGGAGACGAGCGTGGACGGTGCCAGGACGGCGGACTCGGGGCCGGCGGAGGGAACGCCGAAGGAGGGCGGGACCGCCCCCGCCCCGGCGACCGCGCCCACGTCGTTGTCGCCGTCCCGGGCCGCCGACTTCCTGCGGTGTCCCCTGCTCTACCGTTTCCGGGTGATCGACAGGCTGCCGGAGAAGCCGAGCGAGGCGGCCACCCGGGGCACCCTGGTGCACGCCGTGCTGGAGCGGCTGTTCGACGCCCCCGCGGCGGAGCGGACCCCACCGCGCGCCAAGGACCTGCTGCCCGGCCAGTGGCAGCGGCTGCGGGAGACGCGGCCCGAGGTCGGGGAGCTGTTCCGGGACGACCCGGACGGCCGGCGCCTGGCACGCTGGCTCGCGGAGGCGGAGCGGTTGGTCGAGCGCTGGTTCGCCCTGGAGGACCCCAGCCGTCTGGAGCCCGCCGAGCGTGAGCTGTTCGTGGAGACGCGGCTGGACTCGGGGCTGCGGCTGCGCGGGATCATCGACCGCGTGGACGTGGCACCGACCGGCGAGGTCCGCATCGTCGACTACAAGACGGGCAAGGCCCCACGGCCGCGGTTCGCGGAAGACGCGTTGTTCCAGATGACGTTCTACGCGCTGGTGGTCTGGCGGCTGAAGGGCGTGGTCCCCCGGCGGCTGCAACTGGTCTACCTCGGCAGCGGAGAGCTGGTGACCCACGACCCCACGCTCGCCGACCTGGAACGGGTCGAGCGCAGACTGCTGGCGCTGTGGGACGCCATCCGGCGCGCGACCGCGACGGGCGACTGGCGCCCTCGGCCGAGCCGACTGTGCGACTGGTGCGACCACCAGGCCCTTTGCCCCGAGTTCGGCGGCACACCTCCCGCGTATCCACTGCCGGTCCGGCCGGAGGCCCCCACGCGCACCGGCTGA
- a CDS encoding HAD family phosphatase, with the protein MTSTAPGQRARGTGGPSDLQAVLLDMDGTLIDTEGFWWDVEVEVFASLGHTLDDSWRHVVVGGPMSRSAGFLIEATGADITLGELSTLLNQGFEQRIDGSLPLMPGAARLLAELHAGGVPTALVSASHRRVIDRALESLGAHHFALTVAGDEVSRTKPHPDPYLSAAAGLGAIPSRCAVVEDTATGVAAAEAAGCRVVVVPSVAPMSPTVRRTVVSSLEVVDLPFLRGLMTTAG; encoded by the coding sequence ATGACCAGTACCGCACCAGGGCAACGCGCCCGAGGCACCGGGGGCCCCTCGGACCTCCAGGCCGTGCTCCTCGACATGGACGGCACGCTGATCGACACCGAGGGCTTCTGGTGGGACGTCGAGGTCGAGGTCTTCGCCTCTCTCGGCCACACGCTGGACGACTCCTGGCGCCACGTCGTGGTCGGTGGCCCGATGAGTCGCAGTGCGGGGTTCCTGATCGAGGCGACCGGAGCCGACATCACCCTGGGCGAGCTGAGCACCCTGCTCAACCAGGGCTTCGAGCAGCGGATCGACGGCTCGCTGCCGCTGATGCCCGGAGCGGCGCGGCTCCTGGCCGAACTCCACGCGGGTGGGGTTCCCACGGCCCTGGTGTCGGCGTCGCATCGCCGGGTCATCGACCGCGCCCTGGAGTCCCTGGGAGCGCACCATTTCGCCTTGACCGTCGCCGGTGACGAGGTGTCGAGGACGAAGCCCCACCCCGACCCCTACCTGTCGGCGGCGGCCGGACTCGGCGCGATTCCGTCGCGCTGCGCGGTCGTCGAGGACACCGCGACCGGAGTCGCCGCCGCGGAGGCGGCGGGGTGCCGGGTGGTCGTGGTGCCCTCCGTGGCGCCCATGTCCCCGACCGTCCGCCGTACGGTCGTGTCCTCGCTTGAGGTGGTGGACCTGCCGTTCCTCAGGGGGCTGATGACCACCGCCGGGTGA
- a CDS encoding response regulator transcription factor — protein MTIRVLLVDDQPLLRTGFRMILEAEQEIAVVGEAGDGVQALEQVRALQPDVVLMDIRMPRMDGVEATRRISGPERDGPARVLVLTTFDLDEYVVEALRAGASGFLLKDAPAGELVRAIRVVASGDAMLAPSVTRRLLDKYAAHLPSGEAPEPDILTALTERELDVLKLVAKGLSNAEIAADLFVSETTVKTHVGHVLTKLGLRDRVQAAVYAYECGLVRPRAR, from the coding sequence TTGACCATCCGCGTCCTGCTGGTTGACGACCAGCCCCTGTTGCGTACCGGCTTCCGGATGATCCTCGAAGCCGAGCAGGAGATCGCCGTCGTCGGAGAGGCCGGCGACGGCGTCCAGGCACTGGAGCAGGTCCGGGCCCTCCAACCGGACGTGGTCCTGATGGACATCCGCATGCCCCGGATGGACGGCGTGGAGGCCACCCGACGCATCTCGGGCCCCGAACGGGACGGTCCGGCGCGCGTACTGGTCCTGACCACCTTCGACCTGGACGAATACGTGGTGGAAGCTCTCAGGGCCGGGGCGAGCGGCTTCCTCCTGAAGGACGCCCCGGCGGGCGAGCTGGTGCGGGCGATCCGGGTGGTGGCGTCGGGTGACGCCATGCTGGCACCCAGCGTGACTCGGCGCCTGCTCGACAAGTACGCCGCACACCTGCCCTCCGGCGAGGCACCGGAACCGGACATCCTCACGGCGCTGACCGAGCGCGAGCTCGACGTGCTGAAGCTGGTCGCGAAGGGCCTGTCCAACGCGGAGATCGCGGCGGACCTGTTCGTCAGCGAGACGACCGTGAAGACCCATGTCGGCCACGTGCTCACCAAGCTCGGCTTGCGCGACCGGGTGCAGGCCGCGGTGTACGCCTACGAGTGCGGGTTGGTGCGCCCCCGGGCGCGATAG
- the dop gene encoding depupylase/deamidase Dop, producing the protein MTVRRVMGIETEYGISVPGHPNANAMLTSSQIVNAYAAAMHRARRARWDFEEENPLRDARGFDLAREAADATQLTDEDIGLANVILTNGARLYVDHAHPEYSAPEVTNPRDAVLWDKAGERIMAEAADRAGRLPGAQPIHLYKNNTDNKGASYGTHENYLMRRETPFSDIVRHLTPFFVSRQVFAGAGRVGVGQDGRENGFQLSQRADYFEVEVGLETTLKRPIINTRDEPHADAEKYRRLHVIIGDANLSEISTYLKLGTTALVLSMIEDGFIAVDLAVDQPVRTLHRVSHDPTLRRLVTLRSGRTLTAVQLQMEYYELSRKYVEDRFGADADDQTKDVLTRWEDTLNRLENDPMSLAGELDWVAKRELLEGYRRRDGLDWDAPRLHLVDLQYADVRPDKGLYNRLASRGRIRRILEESEVERARTRPPEDTRAYFRGRCLDQYADDVAAASWDSVIFDLPGRDSLQRVPTLEPLRGTREHVKTLLDRCRTAEDLVKVLSGN; encoded by the coding sequence ATGACCGTACGCCGAGTGATGGGCATCGAGACGGAGTACGGGATCTCCGTCCCCGGTCACCCGAACGCCAATGCCATGCTCACCTCGTCCCAGATCGTCAACGCCTACGCGGCGGCGATGCACCGGGCCCGCCGGGCCCGCTGGGACTTCGAGGAGGAGAATCCGCTGAGGGACGCGCGCGGCTTCGACCTCGCACGCGAGGCCGCCGACGCGACTCAGCTGACCGACGAGGACATCGGGCTGGCCAACGTCATCCTCACCAACGGCGCGCGGCTCTACGTCGACCACGCGCATCCCGAGTACAGCGCCCCGGAGGTCACCAACCCGAGGGACGCGGTGCTCTGGGACAAGGCCGGCGAGCGGATCATGGCGGAGGCCGCCGACCGGGCGGGCCGGCTGCCCGGCGCGCAGCCGATCCACCTCTACAAGAACAACACCGACAACAAGGGCGCCTCGTACGGCACGCACGAGAACTACCTGATGCGACGGGAGACCCCGTTCTCCGACATCGTGCGGCACCTGACCCCGTTCTTCGTGTCGCGCCAGGTCTTCGCCGGTGCCGGGCGGGTCGGTGTCGGTCAGGACGGTCGCGAGAACGGATTCCAGCTCAGCCAGCGTGCCGACTACTTCGAGGTCGAGGTCGGGCTGGAGACCACTCTCAAGCGCCCCATCATCAACACCCGGGACGAGCCGCACGCCGACGCCGAGAAGTACCGACGACTTCATGTGATCATCGGCGACGCCAATCTCTCCGAGATCTCGACCTACCTCAAGCTGGGCACCACCGCCCTCGTCCTCTCCATGATCGAGGACGGCTTCATCGCCGTGGACCTCGCGGTGGACCAGCCGGTGCGCACCCTCCACCGCGTCTCCCACGACCCCACGCTCCGACGACTGGTCACCCTGCGCAGTGGCCGCACGCTCACCGCCGTCCAGCTCCAGATGGAGTACTACGAGCTGTCGCGCAAGTACGTCGAGGACCGGTTCGGTGCCGACGCCGACGACCAGACCAAGGACGTGCTGACCCGCTGGGAGGACACCCTCAACCGACTGGAGAACGACCCCATGAGCCTGGCGGGCGAGCTCGACTGGGTCGCCAAGCGGGAACTCCTGGAGGGATACCGGCGCCGCGACGGGCTCGACTGGGACGCCCCGCGCCTCCATCTCGTGGACCTTCAGTACGCCGACGTCCGTCCCGACAAGGGCCTCTACAACCGTCTGGCGTCCCGAGGACGGATCCGGCGCATCCTGGAGGAGTCGGAGGTGGAGCGGGCTCGCACCCGGCCTCCCGAGGACACCCGGGCCTACTTCCGAGGTCGATGCCTCGACCAGTACGCGGACGACGTCGCGGCGGCATCCTGGGACTCCGTGATCTTCGACCTGCCGGGTCGGGACTCGCTCCAGAGGGTCCCCACCCTGGAGCCCCTGCGCGGGACACGCGAGCACGTCAAGACGCTCCTGGACCGGTGCCGTACCGCGGAGGACCTGGTCAAGGTGTTGTCGGGGAACTGA
- a CDS encoding ABC transporter substrate-binding protein, producing MNRKTLVLSAVAGLLAPALAGCGGASSGSGDRAIVVGTTDRFTASSDAPAPLDPAYAYDVATWNVLRQTVQTLMIQPRGGGDPVPEAAQECGFTDTGNERYSCTLREGLAFPDGDPITAADVKYSIDRVLSMEADSGVFALLSSIDTIETQGDREVVFHLRTPDATFPFKLSTPVAGIVDPDVYEKDELREGLEVSGSGPYTMATETEDGEVVKTVFTRNPRYKGSLKLNNEKVELIAFDDAEAMGTALEAGDIDMMTRVMSPEQVKTLGETSTGDIDLDEMAGLEIRYLIFNTSAESVEEKAVRQAVAQLINRSELVAEVYGTQAEPLYSLVPASLTGHTSAFFNKYGDPDRAKAEELLESAGVTAPVRLTLHYTTDHYGSATEREFEVLKRQLNDSGLFEVDIEGAPWDEFRPAGKEGAYDVYGMGWFPDFPDADNFLAPFLDKDNFLNSPYSNSSVNNTLIPESRRAADRVSAVGSLTRIQDIVAEDVPMLPLWQGKQYVAARDDVTGTVYALNSSATLQLWELGRGVGG from the coding sequence ATGAACCGCAAGACTTTGGTGCTGTCGGCCGTGGCCGGTCTGCTCGCCCCGGCCCTCGCCGGTTGCGGTGGGGCGAGCAGCGGCAGCGGTGATCGCGCGATCGTCGTGGGCACCACGGACCGGTTCACCGCCTCCTCGGACGCGCCCGCGCCCCTCGATCCGGCCTACGCGTACGACGTCGCCACCTGGAACGTCCTTCGTCAGACCGTGCAGACCCTCATGATCCAGCCGAGGGGTGGCGGGGACCCCGTGCCGGAGGCGGCGCAGGAATGCGGTTTCACCGACACCGGCAACGAGCGCTACAGCTGCACCCTCCGCGAAGGCCTGGCGTTCCCCGACGGCGACCCCATCACCGCCGCCGACGTCAAGTACTCCATCGACCGCGTGCTCTCCATGGAGGCGGACAGCGGTGTCTTCGCCCTGCTGTCCAGCATCGACACGATCGAGACCCAGGGTGACCGCGAGGTGGTCTTCCACCTGCGGACCCCGGACGCGACCTTCCCGTTCAAGTTGTCCACCCCGGTCGCCGGGATCGTGGACCCGGACGTCTACGAGAAGGACGAGCTGCGCGAGGGCCTGGAGGTCTCCGGCTCGGGCCCGTACACCATGGCGACCGAGACGGAGGACGGCGAGGTCGTGAAGACCGTCTTCACCCGCAACCCCCGGTACAAGGGGAGCCTGAAGCTGAACAACGAGAAGGTCGAACTGATCGCCTTCGACGACGCGGAGGCCATGGGAACCGCCCTGGAGGCGGGAGACATCGACATGATGACCCGGGTCATGTCCCCCGAGCAGGTAAAGACCCTTGGTGAGACCTCCACCGGCGACATCGACCTGGACGAGATGGCCGGCCTGGAGATTCGCTACCTGATCTTCAACACCAGCGCGGAGTCGGTGGAGGAGAAGGCCGTACGGCAGGCCGTGGCCCAGCTGATCAACCGGAGCGAACTCGTCGCCGAGGTCTACGGAACGCAGGCCGAGCCGCTCTACTCGCTCGTCCCCGCATCCCTCACCGGCCACACGAGCGCGTTCTTCAACAAGTACGGAGACCCCGACCGGGCCAAGGCCGAGGAACTGCTGGAGAGCGCCGGCGTCACCGCTCCCGTGCGGCTGACTCTGCACTACACCACCGACCACTACGGGTCGGCCACGGAGCGCGAGTTCGAGGTACTCAAGCGCCAGTTGAACGACAGCGGCCTCTTCGAGGTCGACATCGAGGGTGCCCCGTGGGACGAGTTCCGCCCGGCCGGCAAGGAAGGGGCGTACGACGTCTACGGGATGGGATGGTTCCCTGACTTCCCCGACGCGGACAACTTCCTCGCCCCCTTCCTCGACAAGGACAACTTCCTCAACTCGCCCTACAGCAACAGCTCCGTCAACAACACCCTCATCCCCGAGTCCCGGCGCGCGGCGGACCGCGTATCCGCCGTGGGCAGTCTGACCCGCATCCAGGACATCGTCGCCGAGGACGTGCCGATGTTGCCGCTGTGGCAGGGCAAGCAGTACGTCGCGGCCCGGGACGACGTGACCGGCACCGTCTACGCGCTCAACTCGTCGGCCACACTGCAGCTGTGGGAGCTGGGACGCGGCGTCGGCGGATGA
- a CDS encoding site-2 protease family protein, with translation MDVSGRSGQPRSEGDGPDEHRAGPAAPAAGPEDRDPRPSGGLAGRHPEPPSEGSRAPEEERGRAAREERAEGDPGESARSEADGPTGTGRSPGEGESRPAKSAAEAEGSAARPGPAAPSESLPDAEPPVGVAPGSPPPGGDPEATRSPRSARGGGPGGGILMGRPFGVPVYVAPSWFLVAALITWVFGGQLERVLPELGAARYLVSLFFAVAFYASVLVHELAHTLAALRFKLPVRRIQLQFFGGVSEIEKEAETPGREFVLAFVGPLLSLVLAGVFHLAMRPVEPGTVPGVLLAGLMISNLIVAAFNLLPGLPLDGGRMLRAVVWKVTGKPMSGTVAAAWVGRALAVAVLIGLPLLTHSGALGADAVDNVGMDTVMDALLAAILAAIIWTGAGNSLRMARLREHLPELRARNLTRRAVPVEAETPLSEALRRANAAGARALVVVDGEGRPESLVRETAIVGVPEHRRPWVAVGGLAQPLTDGMSVSAELGGEELLDALRATPATEYLVVEGGGEIYGVLSATDVERAFVKAMARPS, from the coding sequence GTGGATGTGAGCGGCCGGAGTGGGCAGCCGCGGTCCGAGGGCGACGGACCGGACGAGCACCGCGCGGGGCCCGCCGCCCCGGCCGCCGGTCCCGAGGACCGCGATCCGAGGCCGTCCGGTGGCCTGGCGGGCCGCCACCCCGAGCCGCCATCCGAGGGCTCCCGGGCCCCTGAGGAGGAACGGGGTCGGGCGGCCCGCGAGGAGCGCGCAGAGGGTGACCCTGGGGAGAGCGCGAGAAGCGAGGCCGACGGTCCCACCGGCACCGGACGTTCCCCGGGCGAAGGGGAGAGCCGCCCCGCGAAGAGCGCGGCCGAAGCCGAGGGCTCGGCCGCGCGGCCCGGGCCCGCCGCTCCCTCCGAGAGCCTCCCGGACGCGGAGCCTCCGGTGGGCGTCGCGCCGGGGTCGCCGCCGCCCGGTGGCGACCCGGAGGCGACACGGAGCCCTCGTTCCGCCCGCGGGGGCGGGCCCGGCGGCGGCATCCTGATGGGGCGCCCCTTCGGGGTGCCCGTCTACGTCGCGCCCAGCTGGTTCCTGGTCGCCGCCCTCATCACCTGGGTCTTCGGCGGCCAACTGGAACGCGTGCTGCCGGAGCTCGGCGCGGCCCGCTACCTGGTCTCGTTGTTCTTCGCCGTCGCCTTCTACGCCTCGGTGCTCGTGCACGAGCTGGCGCACACTCTCGCCGCGCTCCGTTTCAAGCTCCCCGTCCGCCGGATCCAGCTGCAGTTCTTCGGAGGCGTCTCGGAGATCGAGAAGGAGGCGGAGACGCCGGGGCGCGAATTCGTCCTGGCCTTCGTCGGTCCGCTGCTGTCCCTGGTGCTCGCGGGTGTCTTCCATCTCGCGATGCGCCCGGTCGAGCCCGGCACCGTCCCCGGGGTCCTCCTCGCGGGCCTGATGATCTCCAATCTGATCGTCGCCGCGTTCAACCTGCTTCCCGGGCTGCCGCTCGACGGCGGTCGGATGCTGCGCGCCGTCGTCTGGAAGGTCACCGGGAAGCCGATGAGCGGCACGGTGGCGGCGGCCTGGGTGGGCCGCGCCCTCGCCGTGGCGGTCCTGATCGGCCTTCCCCTGCTCACCCACTCGGGGGCGCTGGGCGCGGACGCCGTGGACAACGTCGGCATGGACACCGTCATGGACGCGCTCCTGGCGGCCATCCTCGCCGCGATCATCTGGACAGGGGCCGGCAACAGCCTCCGCATGGCGCGGCTGCGCGAGCACCTGCCGGAGCTGCGGGCCCGCAACCTCACCCGTCGGGCCGTTCCGGTGGAGGCGGAGACCCCGCTCTCCGAGGCCCTTCGGCGGGCCAACGCCGCAGGCGCCCGGGCCCTCGTGGTGGTCGACGGTGAGGGCAGGCCCGAGTCGCTGGTCCGGGAGACCGCCATCGTCGGCGTGCCCGAGCACCGCCGTCCCTGGGTCGCCGTGGGCGGTCTGGCCCAGCCCCTCACCGACGGCATGAGCGTCTCGGCGGAACTGGGCGGAGAGGAACTCCTGGACGCCCTGCGTGCCACCCCGGCGACCGAGTACCTGGTGGTGGAGGGCGGCGGAGAGATCTACGGGGTCCTGTCGGCCACCGATGTCGAACGCGCGTTCGTGAAGGCCATGGCTCGCCCCAGCTGA
- a CDS encoding tRNA (adenine-N1)-methyltransferase, with amino-acid sequence MSEPTGAARRRGLFTVGDQVQLTDPKGRHYTFTLEAGKNFHTHKGSFSHDELIGAPEGSVVRTTGNVAYLALRPLLPDYVLSMPRGAAVVYPKDAGQILAFADIFPGARVVEAGVGSGSLSSFLLRAVGDHGMLHSYERRADFADIAKANVERYFGGPHPAWRLTVGDLQDRLSETDVDRVILDMLAPWECLEAVSKALVPGGILCCYVATTTQLARTVESIREFGCFNEPTSWETMIRNWHVEGLAVRPDHRMIGHTGFLLTARRLADGVEPPMRRRRPAKGAYGEDYTGPNADGGTGR; translated from the coding sequence ATGTCCGAACCGACCGGTGCCGCGCGCAGGCGCGGGCTCTTCACGGTCGGGGACCAGGTTCAGCTGACCGACCCCAAGGGTCGCCACTACACGTTCACGCTCGAAGCGGGGAAGAACTTCCACACCCACAAGGGTTCCTTCTCGCACGACGAGCTGATCGGCGCCCCCGAGGGCAGCGTCGTCCGCACCACCGGGAACGTCGCCTACCTCGCGCTGCGCCCCCTGCTCCCCGACTACGTCCTTTCCATGCCCCGCGGGGCCGCCGTCGTCTACCCCAAGGACGCCGGTCAGATCCTCGCCTTCGCCGACATCTTCCCCGGTGCGCGGGTGGTCGAGGCCGGGGTCGGCTCCGGCTCGCTGAGCAGCTTCCTGCTGCGTGCCGTGGGCGACCACGGCATGCTGCACTCGTACGAGCGCCGCGCCGACTTCGCCGACATCGCCAAGGCCAACGTCGAGCGCTACTTCGGGGGTCCGCATCCGGCCTGGCGGCTCACCGTCGGCGATCTCCAGGACCGTCTGTCGGAGACGGACGTCGATCGGGTCATCCTCGACATGCTCGCTCCCTGGGAGTGTCTGGAGGCCGTCTCCAAGGCCTTGGTCCCCGGCGGCATCCTCTGCTGCTACGTCGCCACCACGACCCAACTCGCCAGGACCGTCGAGTCCATCCGCGAGTTCGGCTGCTTCAACGAGCCGACGTCCTGGGAGACGATGATCCGGAATTGGCACGTGGAGGGTCTCGCGGTCCGCCCGGACCACCGGATGATCGGCCACACCGGCTTCCTCCTCACGGCCCGGCGGCTGGCCGATGGCGTGGAGCCCCCCATGCGTCGCCGCCGCCCCGCCAAGGGCGCCTACGGCGAGGACTACACCGGCCCCAACGCGGATGGTGGCACCGGCCGCTGA
- the prcB gene encoding proteasome subunit beta, which yields MEADTRSSGRLPTAFLAPGSSSFMDFLGEHRPGLLPGNRPLPPTRGAVEAPHGTTILAVTFPGGVVLAGDRRATMGNIIAQRDMEKVFPADEYSAVGIAGTAGLAVEMVKLFQLELEHFEKVEGAQLSLEGKANRLSTMIRSNLGMAMQGLAVVPLFAGYDLDRDRGRIFSYDVTGGRSEEHSFAATGSGSLFARGAMKKLFREDLSEQQATTLVVQALYDAADDDSATGGPDVARRIYPVITVITDEGVRRLTEEESSRLAREVLERRLREPDGPRAALL from the coding sequence GTGGAAGCCGACACTCGTAGCTCCGGGCGGCTGCCGACCGCCTTCCTGGCGCCGGGCTCCTCCTCCTTCATGGACTTCCTCGGGGAACACCGCCCGGGGTTGCTCCCCGGGAACCGGCCACTGCCCCCGACGCGCGGAGCCGTCGAGGCCCCGCACGGGACGACGATCCTGGCGGTCACCTTTCCCGGAGGCGTGGTGCTCGCCGGAGACCGTCGGGCCACCATGGGCAACATCATCGCCCAGCGCGACATGGAGAAGGTGTTCCCGGCGGACGAGTACTCCGCGGTGGGCATCGCCGGCACGGCGGGGCTGGCCGTGGAGATGGTCAAGCTCTTCCAGTTGGAGCTGGAACACTTCGAGAAGGTCGAGGGGGCCCAGCTCTCCCTGGAGGGCAAGGCGAACCGTCTGTCGACGATGATCCGGTCGAACCTCGGCATGGCGATGCAGGGGCTCGCGGTGGTCCCGCTCTTCGCGGGATACGACCTCGACCGGGACCGGGGTCGCATCTTCTCGTACGACGTGACGGGGGGCCGCTCGGAGGAGCACAGCTTCGCGGCGACCGGCTCCGGTTCGCTGTTCGCGCGTGGCGCGATGAAGAAGCTGTTCCGCGAGGACCTGAGCGAGCAACAGGCGACCACGCTGGTCGTCCAGGCCCTCTACGACGCGGCCGACGACGACTCGGCCACCGGCGGGCCCGACGTCGCGCGGCGGATCTACCCCGTCATCACCGTGATCACCGACGAGGGGGTCCGGCGGCTGACGGAGGAGGAGTCGTCACGCCTGGCCAGGGAGGTGCTGGAGCGCAGGCTCCGGGAGCCGGACGGCCCGCGGGCGGCGCTCCTCTAG
- a CDS encoding ubiquitin-like protein Pup: MATKDTGGGQQKATRSTEEVEEQAQEAQAAEDLKERQEKLSDDVDSVLDEIDDVLEENAEDFVRSFVQKGGE, from the coding sequence ATGGCGACCAAGGACACCGGCGGCGGCCAGCAGAAGGCGACGCGTTCCACCGAGGAGGTCGAGGAGCAGGCCCAGGAGGCGCAGGCCGCGGAGGACCTCAAGGAGCGCCAGGAGAAGCTCAGCGACGACGTGGACTCCGTCCTGGACGAGATCGACGACGTGCTGGAGGAGAACGCGGAGGACTTCGTGCGGAGCTTTGTCCAGAAGGGCGGAGAGTAG
- the arc gene encoding proteasome ATPase: protein MAAHDDDMNRGIRPGHGSDDPTGQIAYLEQEIAVLRRKLADSPRHTRILEERIVELQTNLAGVSAQNERLANTLREARDQIVALKEEVDRLAQPPAGFGVFLEAAQDGTADIFTGGRKLRVNVSPGVDTAELRRGQEVMLNEALNVVEAMEFERIGEIVTLKEILEDGQRALVLGHTDEERVVRLAEPLLDVTIRAGDALLLEPRSGYVYEVVPKSEVEELVLEEVPDIGYEQIGGLGNQIEMIRDAVELPYLYPDLFKEHELRPPKGVLLYGPPGCGKTLIAKAVANSLAKKVAEVTGQAAGKSFFLNIKGPELLNKYVGETERQIRLVFQRAREKAGEGTPVIVFFDEMESLFRTRGSGVSSDVENTIVPQLLAEIDGVEGLENVVVIGASNREDMIDPAILRPGRLDVKIKIERPDAEAAQDIFGKYLTERLPLHEDDLKEHAGDKGSTVQRMIQTAVEQMYAESEENRFLEVTYANGDKEVLYFKDFNSGAMIENIVGRAKKMAIKDFLEKNQKGLRVSHLLQACVDEFKENEDLPNTTNPDDWARISGKKGERIVYIRTLVTGKQGADTGRSIDTVANTGQYL from the coding sequence GTGGCAGCCCACGACGACGACATGAACCGCGGCATCCGCCCGGGACACGGGTCCGACGACCCGACCGGGCAGATCGCCTACCTTGAGCAGGAGATCGCCGTCCTGCGGCGCAAGCTCGCCGACTCTCCGCGACACACGAGAATCCTCGAAGAGCGGATCGTCGAGTTGCAGACCAACCTGGCCGGCGTGTCCGCCCAGAACGAGCGGCTCGCCAACACACTCCGTGAGGCCCGCGATCAGATCGTGGCGCTCAAGGAGGAGGTCGACCGTCTCGCCCAGCCTCCGGCCGGCTTCGGCGTCTTCCTCGAAGCCGCCCAGGACGGCACCGCCGACATCTTCACCGGCGGTCGCAAACTCCGAGTCAACGTGAGCCCCGGGGTGGACACGGCCGAGCTACGGCGGGGGCAGGAGGTGATGCTCAACGAAGCGCTCAACGTGGTCGAGGCCATGGAATTCGAGCGGATCGGCGAGATCGTCACGCTCAAGGAGATCCTCGAGGACGGCCAGCGGGCCCTCGTCCTCGGGCACACGGACGAGGAGCGGGTGGTGCGCCTCGCGGAGCCGCTCCTGGACGTCACCATCCGTGCCGGCGACGCCCTGCTGCTGGAGCCGCGCTCCGGGTACGTCTACGAGGTGGTGCCCAAGAGCGAGGTCGAGGAACTCGTTCTCGAAGAGGTCCCCGACATCGGATACGAGCAGATCGGTGGTCTGGGAAACCAGATCGAGATGATCCGCGACGCCGTCGAGCTTCCCTACCTCTATCCGGACCTGTTCAAGGAGCACGAGCTGCGCCCGCCCAAGGGCGTCCTGCTCTACGGCCCCCCCGGGTGCGGCAAGACTCTCATCGCCAAGGCCGTCGCCAACTCCCTGGCGAAGAAGGTCGCCGAGGTCACCGGCCAGGCCGCCGGCAAGAGCTTCTTCCTCAACATCAAGGGTCCCGAGCTGCTCAACAAGTACGTGGGCGAGACCGAGCGCCAGATTCGCCTGGTCTTCCAGCGGGCCCGTGAGAAGGCGGGGGAGGGCACGCCGGTCATCGTTTTCTTCGACGAGATGGAGTCGCTCTTCCGTACCCGGGGATCCGGGGTCAGCTCGGATGTGGAGAACACCATCGTCCCGCAGCTTCTCGCCGAGATCGACGGGGTCGAGGGGCTGGAGAACGTGGTCGTGATCGGTGCCTCCAACCGCGAGGACATGATCGACCCGGCGATCCTGCGGCCCGGTCGCCTCGATGTGAAGATCAAGATCGAGCGTCCGGACGCGGAGGCGGCCCAGGACATCTTCGGCAAGTACCTCACCGAGCGTCTCCCGCTGCACGAGGACGACCTCAAGGAACACGCCGGAGACAAGGGATCCACCGTTCAGCGGATGATCCAGACGGCGGTGGAACAAATGTACGCCGAGAGCGAGGAGAACCGCTTCCTCGAGGTCACCTACGCCAACGGCGACAAGGAAGTCCTGTACTTCAAGGACTTCAATTCCGGCGCTATGATCGAGAACATCGTCGGGCGCGCCAAGAAGATGGCGATCAAGGACTTCCTGGAAAAGAATCAGAAGGGCCTTCGCGTCTCCCATCTCCTCCAGGCATGCGTGGACGAGTTCAAGGAGAACGAGGACCTGCCCAACACCACCAACCCGGACGACTGGGCCCGGATCTCCGGAAAGAAGGGCGAGCGGATCGTCTACATCCGTACGCTCGTCACCGGAAAGCAGGGCGCGGACACGGGGCGCTCCATCGACACGGTGGCGAACACCGGTCAGTACCTGTAA